The Synergistetes bacterium HGW-Synergistetes-1 genome contains the following window.
CTCTTCCGGAGCCTTGTCGATCATGTCGAACGGCGTAAAGTCCGCTCCGCCATGTCTCGCAAGCGTCTTCGTGATCGCCGCTGTAAGAGTCGTCTTACCGTGGTCAATATGGC
Protein-coding sequences here:
- the tuf gene encoding elongation factor Tu (EF-Tu; promotes GTP-dependent binding of aminoacyl-tRNA to the A-site of ribosomes during protein biosynthesis; when the tRNA anticodon matches the mRNA codon, GTP hydrolysis results; the inactive EF-Tu-GDP leaves the ribosome and release of GDP is promoted by elongation factor Ts; many prokaryotes have two copies of the gene encoding EF-Tu), whose amino-acid sequence is MAKEKFVRNKPHLNIGTIGHIDHGKTTLTAAITKTLARHGGADFTPFDMIDKAPEE